In bacterium BMS3Abin02, the genomic stretch ACGCTATCCAGTAACAGCCGGTCTCGTCTACGCAGGCGCCGTCGGGCCGACCGGGCAACCGAGTGAAATCGAGGAAGACTCGCTCGTTGTACCGCCGACCGGTGGCAATGTCATAGTCGTAGGCCCAGACGGTCTCGAGCAGGGTGTCGGCCCAATACATGACGCTCCCGTCAGGGGAGAAGGCAAGCCCATTGGCCACCCCCACCTCGTCGCGGATGGTGTGGAATCTGCCGTCCGTTTCCACCCGATGCAACATACCCTCGAACCGACCGGCCGAAGCCGGCACGAACATGCCGCCGATCCAGAAGCGGCCGGCCGGATCACAGCGCCCATCGTTCAGCCGGACGCCGGGGCGTCGCTCCTCGAGAACCAGCCACGGGTCGAACTCCCCCGACTCCATATCGAGCCACCCGAGCCCGTTCTCGAGCGCCACGAGCAAGCACCCGCGTTGCGCAGTCAGGGCGATCGCCCCGGGTCTTCCCTCCAGCGGCCACGAGCTGTCGGTTCCGCTCACCGGATCGAACTCGTGGACCGAGCACCCGTCGATGTCCACCCAGTACAAGACACCTGCCTCGGGGCTCCACAGCGGACACTCACCGAGCCGGGCCCCGGCAGGGAGCACGCATTCGGCCGCCGGCACCACCGCTAGACCGGCAACAGTTCGTGGCGGTCGACCTCGTGTCGGAACGTGGCCAGCAACCTGTCGAGATCGGGAAGCTCGTAATCCAACGCATCACCCGTGGCAGTCGCATCGAGGCTCGTGTCGATCGGGATCGGTGCAGGACCGGTGCCACCGAAGTCGGCAGGCCCGGTCGTAATCAAGCCGGAGTCGAGATCGAACGCCTCTGCGGTCGCCATCGCCAGACCCAGTCGATCTATCGAGTCGGCCCCGGTGCAATGGAAGATGCCTCGCCGATCCTTCTCGATGATCCGCATGATCATCTCTGCGCTCTCACTGGCGAGACTCGGCGTCCCGACCATGTTGAGAGGCCCACTCCAGACCACAAAAGGGTCGCCGGCCTTCAGGCTGTCGACGACGGCACCGACGAAATGCCCCATGCCCGGATTCTGCTCGGCCTTGTAGTCATCTCGCAACCAGTGAGTCCCGTTGACACCCGCGATCCGCGCCACGGCGCCGTCCTTGGCGGCCGTTGTCACGATCGTCTCGCCCACGACCTTGAGAACACCGTAGAGGTTGATCGGATTCGGCGGCGTGTCCTCCGAAGCTCCAGGCTGCTCCCCGTCGAACACCCAGTCGGTCGACACCAGAATCATCTTGGCGCCCACCTCATTCGCCGCATCGACGAGTGTCCGAGTCGAATCGACATAGCTCTTCCAGGCAAGTGGCCGATCTGCGTACATGCGTGTGAAGTCGTTGAGAATCGCGCAGTGAACGATTGCATCAGGCCTGGCGTCCGCGACCGCAGCGCGCAGTCTTGCACCGTCGGTCATGTCTACGCGCACGACGTCGAATGGTTCGGATCCATCGCCCTGCCAGGAATGCGCGGTAGTGACGGCCGACGCTCCGTGACGCTCGATGGCAACCTTCAGGATGTTGCTGCCGACGAATCCGGTACCGCCTGTGACGAACAATCTCATGACCTCTCCTGCGCCGACGAGCCGTACAGGTTCTCCGAAAACCGTTTGACATCGGTTTCCGCGGCAGTATACGCTCCAGTGCGTTGGAACGTTCCACATATTCTAGTGAGAAACGGACGAGACAGTTGCGCAATAGCTCGGGAGAGACGCTTTGCGAGTCGGCTTGATCGGAGCTGGACGCATCGGCACGCTGCACGCCGGCGTCCTGGCCGGAGTGGCCGCGATCGACGAACTCGTCATCAGCGACTCGGACGCCGACCGGGCCAAGAAACTGGCAGCCGACCTCGACGCACACCACCTCGACGACCCCGACGAGGTATTCGACGGTGTCGACGCCGTGGTCATCGCAAGCTCGACAGAGACGCACGCCTCCTACCTCATCAAGACCGCCCGCGCCGGTATTCCCGCCTTCTGCGAGAAGCCGATCTCCATAGACGTGCTATCGACCGACAAGGCCGTCGCAGCCGTGGATGAGAGCGGAATCATGGTCCAGATGGGGTTCATGCGGCGCTTCGACCCCGGCTATCGCGCCGCCCACGAGTTGGTCGTCTCCGGAGGCCTCGGTGACATCATGTTGGTTCAGGCGCAGACCCACGATTTCGAGCCACCCCCGGCCGAGTACATCGCGGGGTCGGGTGGCATCTTTGTCGACATGCTCATCCACGAATTCGACATCCTCCGCTTCGTCACGGGACAGGAGATCCTCCAAGTCGATGCAACGGGCAGCAGCCACGGTTTGCCGATCTTCGCGGAGTACGCCGATGTGGCCACCGCGGCGGTCACCGCCCATCTCGACGGAGGAGCCTTGGCGGTCATCACCGGCACACGCACCGATGCCCGCGGATACGACGTTCGCATGGAGGTGTTCGGCACCACCGACAGCGTCGCCGTCGGACTCGACCGTCACACCCCGATCCGCACCCTCGATCCCGGCCTCGACCTCCCCCAAGACCCGGTGACGGTCGGTTGGCTGGAGAGATTCGGCCCTGCCTACAAGGCCGAGATGGAAGCCTTTGTCGACGCCGTGGTCGAAGACCTCCCAAGTCCGTGCACAGTCGAGGATGCCCGGACAGCTCTGGTCGTCGCCGAGGCATGCCACCGATCGCTCGTGGCCGGAAGACCGGTCCTGGTCGAGGAGGCCTCATGAGCAACCTGCTCAGCAGAGTCGCCGGTGCCCCGATCACGTGGGGTGTCGACGGTTCACCCGGGTGGGGTCACATGATGGACCGTGACCGCGTCATGTCCGAGATGGTCGAGGTCGGCCTGTCGGCCACCGAACTCGGACCCGACGGCTACTTGCCGCGCGATCCGGACGAAATGGCACAGTATCTGAAGCAATACGACCTGCACGTGGTTGGGGGATTCGTCGTCGCCGTTCTCTATCGACCCGACCTGATCGACGGCGTCCTCGCATACGTCGATCGCGCCTCCAGGCAATTGGCGAGCACCGGCTCTCAGGTGATGGTGCTGGGACCGGCTTCTCACCTCGACGGCTATGACACTTCGATCGACATGACGGAAGACGAGTGGAACACGTTTCTCGCCAATCTCGAGCTTCTCCGCGACATCGCCGGGCGCAACGGGCTGGTCACGGCGCTCCACCCCCACTGGGGCATGGCCATCGAACGCCGGCACCACATAGAGCGGCTACTCGAGTCGTGCGACGTCGACTTCTGTCTGGACACGGGTCACCTCTTCGTCGCCGGCGTCGATCCCGTCGCCTTCACCGACATGGCCAGAGGCCGGGTCAGGCATGTTCATCTCAAGGACGTCGACGACCGGCTCGCCGGAAAGGTTCGCTCCGGTGAACTCGGATTCAAACAAGCCGTGATCGACGGCATGTTCAAACCGCTCGGCCACGGAGATGTCGATATCGCCGGCGTCATCCGTCGGCTGGAGGCATCTGGATTCGACGGCTGGTATGTGCTCGAACAAGACGCCTCACTGACGGCTGAGCCGGAAGAGGGCGCGGGGCCGAAAGTGGATGCCCTGCTGAGTTTCGAGCACTTGAGGGAGATAGCGGCAGATCTACCGGATCGATGAGATTCCCTCACGGGAGTGAGGGATGGAGCGAGGTGCCGACAGGAGTGCCTCGACGAAGAGTGTCGCCCGGCGGCACAAGAGTTATGAACAGGAGGGCTACACATGTGGCGAAACAAAGGGCGTGGGATACGGGCGAAACAAGGGGTATGGGCAGCACTGCTGCTTACCCTCGCCCTGATTGCGGCAGCGTGCGGAGGTGCCGCAACGACCACCACGGCAGTCTCGGCGACTACCGCGGCGGAAGGGACCACCACCACTGCCGCGGCGAACAACCAGGTGAGCCAGACGGGTTTGAAATTCGACCTGATCTTCCATGACAAGGACGCTTCCGGAACCTTCTGGGGTGTCATGAAGAACGGTCTCGATGCTGCATGCGCCGCCCAGGGCGTCTCGTGCACCATGATTGGAGATCCGGACATCACCAAGCAGGCCGCTCTGGTCGACACGTCGATCGCAAACGGCGTCGACGGCATCATCCTGACACTGCCGAACGTCGATGCGCTGCGGGACGCCATCCAGCGGGCAGCCGACGCCGGAATCCCGGTTGTGACGATCAACTCCGGCTCCGATGTGTTCGCCACCACGGCGGCGATCGCTCACGTCGGACAGGATGAGTTCATCGCCGGACAAGGCGCCGGTAAGCGGCTGGCCGACGACGGTGCGAAGAACATCCTGTGCGTGATCCACGAGGCCAACAACGCAGCTCTACAGGCGAGATGTGACGGCGTCGAGGACGGCGCAGCAGGAGCCACCGTCAAGCGTATCCAGGTCGACGTTGCCAACCTCGATGCGGCGTTCGAGACGATGAAGACAGCGGTCAGCGATTCGAGCATCGACGCGGTGATCACGCTGAACCCGGACGTGTCCATTCGAGCTCGCGATGCCATTGGCGAGGCCGGCAGCTCGGCGATGCTGGCGACGTTCGACCTCGGTGAAGAGGTGCTGAACTCCATTGAGGCCGGCACGATCAAGTTCGCGGTCGATCAACAGCAGTACCTTCAGGGCTTCCTGCCCGTTGTGCAGCTCGCGTTGTACAAGCAGAGCGGCCTCGTGATCGGTGGTGGGCATGCGATCCTCACCGGTCCCGGATTCGTAGATGCAAGCAACGTTGCGCAGGTCAAGGACGGCGTCGCCGCCGGAACTCGGTAAGAGAAAACCAAGTAGGGTCGGTCGGGATGGCCCGCAGCGCATGCTGCGGGGTCATCCCAACCCGGAGGGAGGTACTGGGACGTGAGCGCCGACGCGCCATTGGCCGCTGATAATCGACTACTCCAGGCCGGTCTGCTCAAGAAGATACTCTCTCGGCCAGAGTTCGGCTCGATCATCGGTGCAATCGCCGTATTCGTCTTCTTCTCGGCTTTCACGGAGAACTTCTTCAGCATCAAAGCCGTATCGGCATACACGAATCCGGGTTCAACGCTCGGGATCATGTCTGTTGCCATCGCACTCTTGATGATCGGCGGCGAGTTCGACCTCTCTTCGGGTGTCCTCATCGGTGGCCTCGGCATCACGACGGCGCTGCTGATCCAGAACGCCGGTGCGCCGATCTGGCTCGCGATGCTGCTGTCACTGGCACTTGCCATCGGTGTCGGTGTTTTCAACGGGGTCATGGTCATCAAGACCAAGTTGCCCAGCTTCATCGTGACTCTCGGCACCTACTTCATCCTGCAAGGTGCCGGACTCGGTTTCACCCGCCTGATCAGCGGGCAGACAACCATCTATCTGAGCGAGAAGCTCGCCGGTCACAATATCGCAAAGACCCTGTTTGCATCAGCGCCTTTTGCCGGCATCCGGATCCCCGTCTTCTATTGGCTGGTCATCACTGCGCTGTCCACCTTCATTCTGCTGCGATCCAAGTACGGCAACTGGATCTTCAGCGCAGGGGGCAATGCTGCAGCGGCTCGCGCCGTCGGTGTCCCCGTGAACAAGGTCAAGATCGCGCTGTTTGTGAACGTGTCGGTCTCTGCCTGGCTTGTGGCGATGTTCAACACGTTGCGATTCCAATCCGCACAGATCGGCGTCGGTGTCGGCATGGAGTTCGAGTTCATCATCGCGGCCGTCATCGGTGGCTGCCTGTTGACCGGCGGCTATGGCTCGGCGATCGGCGCCGCAATCGGTGCACTGATATTCGAGATGGTGCGTCAGGGTCTGGCCTTTGGCCGCTGGGATGCCGACTGGTTCAAGCTGTTCCTCGGCGTCATGCTGCTGGGAGCGGCGCTCCTCAATCAGTACGTGCGAATCCGGGCAGAGAAGGCACGCTCATGACACACCTGATCGAAGCCGACTCCATATCGAAGTACTTCGGCACGGTGACGGCCCTCACGAACGTTTCCGCCTGCGTGAACGAAGGTGAAGTCACCTGCATCCTCGGGGACAACGGCGCCGGCAAGTCCACCTTCATCAAGATCCTCAGTGGGCTCCTCCGGCCCGACGACGGTGAGTACCGCATCGACGGCAAGCCGGTCAACTTCACGTCACCGCGCGAGGCGCTGGACGCGGGCATCGCGACGGTGTATCAAGACCTTGCGATGGTGCCGCTCATGGCGGTCTGGCGCAACTTCTTCCTCGGCTCCGAGCCTGAGCGAGGAATCGGGCTCTTCAAACGGGTCGACGTCGCAAAGGCGAAGAGGACCGTGGTCGACGAGTTGGGCAAGATGGGTATCGTCATCCGGGATCCCGAGCAGCCTGTCGGCACCCTGTCGGGTGGTGAACGGCAATCCGTGGCGATTGCCCGGGCCGTCTACTTCGGGGCCAGAGTGTTGATTCTCGATGAGCCCACCGCGTCACTCGGAGTCAAGCAGGCAGGAGTGGTCCTGCGCTATGTCGTGAATGCCAAGAAGCGCGGCCTCGGAGTGATCCTGATCACCCACAATCCTCACCACGCGTATCCGGTCGGGGACCACTTCGTCATTCTTCGTCGCGGCGAGGTCTACGGGGATTACCTCAAGAAGGACATCCCACTTGGACAGCTCGTCCAGATGATGGCCGGCGGCGCGGAACTCGAGACACTTCAGCATGAACTGGAGAAGGCTGCCGCCCAGACCGGCGAAGAGGAGCTGGCCGAGGCTGCCACGGCTTTCGGTGAAGAATCCGATGGCCTCGGATTGAGCGGCGACTCGTAGGCCCGATGTGCCCGCCTGCCCGGACGTGTGGGCCGGTTCGTCCCGCACTTCGGGGTCAACCGCCGTTCGCCCAGCGGATGACCACATCGACCGCACCCTGGTCGATGAGACCGATCCCGGTGTGGGCCCTTCCGCGCTCGTCGAGCACGTATTCGACGACCGCCTCGGCAAAGATCTCGCTCGGGATCAGTCCCCACTCGGCACCCTCGAACCATGCCTCACCGCCATCCCGCCCAAGCGCGGCAAGAAACACAGGCCGCATCTCCACCTGCGAGGCGCAGGAGAACTCGATGTGATGCGCAAGTTCATGCACCAAGGCGCGGTCGAGAAGAACCTTTGGGCCCGGCACGCGCACCGTCATGGTTCGGCTTTGCGAGTCGTACCGGGCGCGGTCGTCGAGTGTGTACTCGGCGACAAGGGTTACACGGCCGAGACAGCTCTCCAGGGCCGGGAACGAGGCAACAAACGTCTCCCACTCGGCATCGGCCACTTCCGCGAAGTCGGGCGCCACCGACCCGTCGATGACCAACTCCGGGGACTCCTGCCGCCCGTCTGCGATGACCACCGTGAAAAGGAGCAAGGTGATCGCGATGGTCGAGGGCAAGACCCATCTCAATCGCATCGCCCACCCCTTTTCGACAGCTACGCAGACCGTTGACAGCTACAACGAACCCATATTAGGTTCAGAGGCCGTTGGAGCGTTCCAACAAAAGGATGGCTGCGATGACACAACTCTTCTACCCTGCAGGGACGGCCGGAAACGGAAGATACTCGGTGGACATCGATCCGGATCGGGCCGGATGGGCCTACTCCGGGCTCAAGGTGTCGCAGTTGTCCGCAGGCGACAGTGCAGAGTTGGCCACCGGTGCCTCGGAAGTCGCCATCCTGCCCCTTGCAGGTAGCTGCACGGTGGAAGTCGAAGGCAAGACTTTCCACATCGAAGGCCGCGACAGCGTCTTTTCCGGCATCAGCGGTTTTGCATATGTGCCGATCGACGCAGAGATGAGGGTGACGACATCAACCGGCGTCGAAGTCGCCTTCTGCACGGCCGAAGCCACGCGCCGGATCGACCCCTACGTGATCCCGGCCGCGGCGATAGCCGTTGAAGTCCGTGGCGGGGGGGCCGGAACGCGACAGATCAACAACTTCCTCAGCGCCGATGTGTGGGAGGCGGACAAGATGATCGCCGTGGAGGTGATCACACCCGAGGGAGGTTGGTCCTCCTACCCTCCTCACAAGCACGATGAGATGAGTGCTACCGAAGCAGCTCTGGAGGAGATCTACTACTTCAGGATCGCCGGAGACCACGGGACGGGATTCTTCAGTTGCTACACATCGGATGGATCGATCAGCGAGACCGTCACGGTTCGAGATGGTGACACGTTCCTGGTCCCGCGAGGGTTCCACGGTCCGGCGGCCGCCACGCCCGGGCATCACATGTACTACCTCAACGTGATGGCCGGGCCTTCGCCGGAGCGCGTCTGGCGCTTCTGTGACGATCCTGTTCACGCTTGGGTCCGCACGGCACT encodes the following:
- the lsrD gene encoding autoinducer 2 import system permease protein LsrD, translated to MSADAPLAADNRLLQAGLLKKILSRPEFGSIIGAIAVFVFFSAFTENFFSIKAVSAYTNPGSTLGIMSVAIALLMIGGEFDLSSGVLIGGLGITTALLIQNAGAPIWLAMLLSLALAIGVGVFNGVMVIKTKLPSFIVTLGTYFILQGAGLGFTRLISGQTTIYLSEKLAGHNIAKTLFASAPFAGIRIPVFYWLVITALSTFILLRSKYGNWIFSAGGNAAAARAVGVPVNKVKIALFVNVSVSAWLVAMFNTLRFQSAQIGVGVGMEFEFIIAAVIGGCLLTGGYGSAIGAAIGALIFEMVRQGLAFGRWDADWFKLFLGVMLLGAALLNQYVRIRAEKARS
- the iolE gene encoding inosose dehydratase, yielding MSNLLSRVAGAPITWGVDGSPGWGHMMDRDRVMSEMVEVGLSATELGPDGYLPRDPDEMAQYLKQYDLHVVGGFVVAVLYRPDLIDGVLAYVDRASRQLASTGSQVMVLGPASHLDGYDTSIDMTEDEWNTFLANLELLRDIAGRNGLVTALHPHWGMAIERRHHIERLLESCDVDFCLDTGHLFVAGVDPVAFTDMARGRVRHVHLKDVDDRLAGKVRSGELGFKQAVIDGMFKPLGHGDVDIAGVIRRLEASGFDGWYVLEQDASLTAEPEEGAGPKVDALLSFEHLREIAADLPDR
- the iolB gene encoding 5-deoxy-glucuronate isomerase: MTQLFYPAGTAGNGRYSVDIDPDRAGWAYSGLKVSQLSAGDSAELATGASEVAILPLAGSCTVEVEGKTFHIEGRDSVFSGISGFAYVPIDAEMRVTTSTGVEVAFCTAEATRRIDPYVIPAAAIAVEVRGGGAGTRQINNFLSADVWEADKMIAVEVITPEGGWSSYPPHKHDEMSATEAALEEIYYFRIAGDHGTGFFSCYTSDGSISETVTVRDGDTFLVPRGFHGPAAATPGHHMYYLNVMAGPSPERVWRFCDDPVHAWVRTALEELPPDPRLPLTTARG
- a CDS encoding periplasmic binding proteins and sugar binding domain of LacI family protein gives rise to the protein MWRNKGRGIRAKQGVWAALLLTLALIAAACGGAATTTTAVSATTAAEGTTTTAAANNQVSQTGLKFDLIFHDKDASGTFWGVMKNGLDAACAAQGVSCTMIGDPDITKQAALVDTSIANGVDGIILTLPNVDALRDAIQRAADAGIPVVTINSGSDVFATTAAIAHVGQDEFIAGQGAGKRLADDGAKNILCVIHEANNAALQARCDGVEDGAAGATVKRIQVDVANLDAAFETMKTAVSDSSIDAVITLNPDVSIRARDAIGEAGSSAMLATFDLGEEVLNSIEAGTIKFAVDQQQYLQGFLPVVQLALYKQSGLVIGGGHAILTGPGFVDASNVAQVKDGVAAGTR
- the mglA_2 gene encoding galactose/methyl galactoside import ATP-binding protein MglA, with the protein product MTHLIEADSISKYFGTVTALTNVSACVNEGEVTCILGDNGAGKSTFIKILSGLLRPDDGEYRIDGKPVNFTSPREALDAGIATVYQDLAMVPLMAVWRNFFLGSEPERGIGLFKRVDVAKAKRTVVDELGKMGIVIRDPEQPVGTLSGGERQSVAIARAVYFGARVLILDEPTASLGVKQAGVVLRYVVNAKKRGLGVILITHNPHHAYPVGDHFVILRRGEVYGDYLKKDIPLGQLVQMMAGGAELETLQHELEKAAAQTGEEELAEAATAFGEESDGLGLSGDS
- the araB gene encoding L-arabinolactonase is translated as MVPAAECVLPAGARLGECPLWSPEAGVLYWVDIDGCSVHEFDPVSGTDSSWPLEGRPGAIALTAQRGCLLVALENGLGWLDMESGEFDPWLVLEERRPGVRLNDGRCDPAGRFWIGGMFVPASAGRFEGMLHRVETDGRFHTIRDEVGVANGLAFSPDGSVMYWADTLLETVWAYDYDIATGRRYNERVFLDFTRLPGRPDGACVDETGCYWIACVGGSAVLRVTPLGVVDRQIGLPVEWPSMPAFGGAGLDTLFITTIGRGADRARRAGRPGGLYALDPGVRGLAEPRFGR
- the strL gene encoding dTDP-4-dehydrorhamnose reductase — encoded protein: MRLFVTGGTGFVGSNILKVAIERHGASAVTTAHSWQGDGSEPFDVVRVDMTDGARLRAAVADARPDAIVHCAILNDFTRMYADRPLAWKSYVDSTRTLVDAANEVGAKMILVSTDWVFDGEQPGASEDTPPNPINLYGVLKVVGETIVTTAAKDGAVARIAGVNGTHWLRDDYKAEQNPGMGHFVGAVVDSLKAGDPFVVWSGPLNMVGTPSLASESAEMIMRIIEKDRRGIFHCTGADSIDRLGLAMATAEAFDLDSGLITTGPADFGGTGPAPIPIDTSLDATATGDALDYELPDLDRLLATFRHEVDRHELLPV
- the idhA gene encoding inositol 2-dehydrogenase, whose product is MRVGLIGAGRIGTLHAGVLAGVAAIDELVISDSDADRAKKLAADLDAHHLDDPDEVFDGVDAVVIASSTETHASYLIKTARAGIPAFCEKPISIDVLSTDKAVAAVDESGIMVQMGFMRRFDPGYRAAHELVVSGGLGDIMLVQAQTHDFEPPPAEYIAGSGGIFVDMLIHEFDILRFVTGQEILQVDATGSSHGLPIFAEYADVATAAVTAHLDGGALAVITGTRTDARGYDVRMEVFGTTDSVAVGLDRHTPIRTLDPGLDLPQDPVTVGWLERFGPAYKAEMEAFVDAVVEDLPSPCTVEDARTALVVAEACHRSLVAGRPVLVEEAS